From the genome of Falco biarmicus isolate bFalBia1 chromosome 2, bFalBia1.pri, whole genome shotgun sequence:
TCCTTCTCTCACTCATGTTCCCAAACTACTGATTAGGGGTTGCTTGGTTTGGAGCTACATGCATCCTGATCCATCAGCATGGTAACAGCCAAGCCTTTTTCCAGTCTAAGCACAAATCTGATTTCTCTCTGAGGAGTTACTAGCAGCATGAGGTTTACTAGTTTTAACATATATTTTGGTAAGGCAACAgcttcaaaaaaaattttagaTATACCAAAATCCCACAGTCCAACTTGGTAATGAAATGAAACCTCCCTTTAGAGAAGCTGCCAGCTATAGTTAAGACATTACAAAAAGCCTTAATCCCAAAACTTTTTTAATTAGGTATCGACCTTTACATAGTCGCCAAAACCGAGTCTTCCCAGAGTGAGAGATACTTAGCTGCACAGAAATAAAGTCAGGACGCTATTTTAAGTTAAGCAGTGACACTCTCCCAGGCCCTTATTTAGACATActtctccacaaaaaaaattgagtCTTCAGTTACTTCGACATGAGCTATTAGAGAGTAACTGCCAACGAAAAAAGTTACTGTCTTGCAAAGGACTCAACTGAATTTTTTCCATGTCTTACTGTCTAACGCTTGGAAGAGTATCAGACATCTTTATGATACCCTCCCCAAACCAGCGCATAGGTGCTGCTTGCATATTGGCTGTTCAAACTGAGTATGTAGCATACAGAAGTCAATTCAAGCATAAGCAATTCATGggctctttttatttcagtaaaactaAAGCTTACAGATTCTTAACTCATAACCATTCAGAAAGACACCCATAAAAAGTTGTAATAATAGAAACTGACAGGGTTCCAGGCctctaaaatatttcaaacataaGATACAATAAAAGGTATCAAATGTTTACACATTACAGTCTTGCTGCCTTACACACCATCATAAAGAGTGAACAAACACATTCAGTAACTTCAAGCGTACCATTATAAAAACACCAGTAAGTGCTCCACTTTTCTGTACCGTAAAACTCTTATTCCAAATTCACATCCTTCTAGGCAATGTATCCAAAATATTTGACTTAAGAGTACCTTTAGACTGTAAATATTCTGAAACAGGGCATCAAGCCTTTCCTATctccaaaaaaacctgaagttttaGCTCATGTTATAAAAAGTAACCATGTGGAATGTGACAAGTCATAATGTGAAATCAAAGTGCTTTAGTTCCATAGCGCAGACAGACACTAGTGGTTATCTAGCCATTTGTCAATATATCTCCAACACCAAAAGATACGTTTGCTGTGTTGCACCCCACTTTGCAAAGACCTTTGGACCATTATGGTGAAATTTCATTAACTGGCAGCTAAACAGTATCAGTGGATCAACAGTTTCATTTTGATACCTCAAATAATGAGTTATAAACGAGGCAtctttttaccatttttcaAATTCCCTTAGTAATTACCAAAGTTCTACTGTATTATGCAAGACAAAACTACGTTCCAGTTagtcttttaaaatcaaaagtgTGCTACTTTCCAAATCCCAAAGCACTGAAACCCTCAAATTATTTCCCCAGACCCCAACAGCTATCTAAGACTCAGTATTTTTGTGCAATTCTTTGCTATTTGAACGTGAAGAGATAAACACTTCACCCAATAACTCATACGAAAGAACTATAAACTCTCAAAGCACAAAGTTACTTTAGTAAGGTTTGGACATCAGTAGTTGCATGGAAGAATAGGTGCTCAATTCAGAACTGGCCATGCTGAAGAGGGCTCATCTTGCCAGTGTTCCGTCAGAAAACTTCCTTTCTACAGAAGTCTAAAAAGCTATTTATCTTCCAGAGTGAAGGAAATTTAAGACTTAGGCATTTAATTACCTTCTCCGTTACAAAAGAATTAACTGTGAAGTATATGaatattcccccccccccccccccttttcatTGTACAAGTTTACAGCTTAAATGGGAGGGGCTGAGGGAAAACTTCTGGTCCTGTCCTACAGATGTAAAGACAAAGTGCTTTGCAAGACTGATTTTATCCATCACATTTGTGGCAACCAACCCAAAATGAAGGCACATGAAATCTATAATAACATAGCTTATAAATTGTAAACTAAATCTGAACCTCTGTATAAATTCTAGGCTTTTTGCACAAAAGTACTGACCAGCACCTATGCAGAGATTCAATTTTTTTCACGTAACTTTTCCCAGAAGTAACTGTCACTCGCATGCCTATGCAAATACTGTCATTTATTAGGTTTTGACACAAAGTGCAGAAATTGGTAATTTATCTGCATGGGAAGTCTGAAACAAATGAATTGCTAGCACTCCCTTCCCTTGTCACTACAAGAAACGTACACCTACAGGCAGCTGTTACCTTGAAAGTGCACATCTCCCAGCAGCAGTTTCCCTGCAAGGTGTTCTAGAGCTTGTGGCATGCATTTAATCAGTTTCTCAGATTTGGATTTTAACATGTTGAAGCCTACCTACTTTTGGTTAATGACAGGCCAGACATGCACATACATTCTGAGGAAGCCAACTCGAAACACGCTTTACCTTAACATCTAAGCACAGATGAGCTGCTACCTTGAACCTCACTCAGGATCCTGGGTCAGCTCAGTACCTCATTCTTAAGGAAAGCCAAATCTAGATACAAATCTGCCTCCTAGATTTTACTGGAATTGCTACctttaaagcagagaaacaggaTTCAAGGTTTGTGAAAGGTTTAGCAGACGGATAGGCTCAATCAGATTAAGACTTACTAGGCTGTTAAACAACAGTTCAAAGCCTTGGTTATCACTCCTCTAGAAATACAGGTTTAAAAGAACTCAAACACCATTGGCATCACTTAACTAGAACATGTCATTATACTGCTTTCACTCAGGATGATAAACAGTGATAGTTTCAGAGTTCTAGTTTGTAGTTATTCACCTTGTGTATGAATTCACAcaccttccttttttattttttctttctctctcttcgcctcccccctccgccccccaaTTTCTGCACAGTCAGTTGAAGGGATTGGCACACAAGTTACTACCAAACACAGACCTGTAGCTATTACATTACAGGACCATACTAGAGTTTCATCAAGGTTTCATGCAATGGTGTCTGTGCTCTTTTCTAAAAGAGAACAACTTTCACAGGTAGTACATACAacacaattttctgtttttaaatgcagtgaGTTACACAAACAACATTAAGAAGAACTGACCAGACTTAATAACTGGAACTGCGCTAGGTCTGGCACTTGAGAATTCAcagtgattaaaataaaattgctttgcCTAAGACAAAACATAAGATACCAAATATATAAACTCTTTGCTTCCATTATCTTGTATTAGTATTCCAACAGCGATAAGCAAGCTCAGTAGTATCTCAGACAGCAGAGACTTCTGCATGTGGTTAACTTTATTCATTGTTTGCAGTGCAatggattttttgttgttgaaaatATTCACAATGTCAAATCAGGCAATTTTCAATGCATAAAGTCAACACAGGCTCAAGTCTTTGACGGATTTAAGCTTGGATTCTGACAGGAAACCGTTATCCAGCCTCTCATTTTGGGTACCCAACTCCACACTGTGCCAAGTGGTATTGCTGTTAAAGAGAAACTTGAAAGTACACTTGCATATTACTTAGGTGTTCTTCTGACATAGCAAGTTGTTTGTAAGTAGTTTATAGTACTAGCTGATAATAGAAAGCATAGAGCATTTGcgtttttctttccctcactCAATTTGCTAATCCTAATGTTCACTAACACAGGTTTCCAATCCTGACGCCTGCTCTTAGAGTGAAAGGACCACAGCTTTCAAACACCCCAGCATTTCTCAACGCACCTGCTGCTTCCCATTCCAGCAGCGAGGGCCCAGATGAAGCAGCTGCCCTCAGGAGTTATAAGCCACCAGAGCCCTATTGACCCACTGGGCTCACCTACCCCACTGAACCGAGAGTCAAAGCAAGATATTGAGGACCCATCTGCCCAGAACCCACGAGTGCAGATGAGCACCCACTCGTACCTGCCTCACCCTCCGTGCCATGCCCTAGGGCACACTGGTCCATGCGCCCACCTCCCAGACCTCCTGCTCCCTGGCCTTATCCAAAGACATTGGATTTTGGCCTAAGCTTGAACGACGCTTTCAGGGATTTCTCCTCGTGCTCTTCCTCCTCAGTGTCACCGCGAAAGGAGGGCGTGTTGTGGATGATCTGAGTCCTGAAGCGGATCTTATTAAGCCGAGGCTTCATCCGCCCACTGCTGGAGGCTTTCCTGGTCATCTCCTTGCCCTTGCCTGGCACCGCTGCCCCTTCAGTGCCCTCAGCTTCCTCCCCAGTGctgtgatggtggtggtggtggtgggagagcCGGTAGCTCATGAGGTTGGAGGGCAACACCTTGGAGAGCCTCCAGCGCCCGCTCCCATTGGCAGCggccccttcctcctcctcctcctcctccagggcCCCCACGAGGCTCCGCATATCCCCCGAGGTGCCCTGGTGCAGGTACTGCGCAGCCTTGCGCCCGCTGTAGTCGCGGATGTCCACATCGGCGTCGTAGGCTCCTACCAGCAGCTTCACCACCTCGGCGTGGCCGTGCATGGCGGCTATGTGCAGCgccgtgtgcccgccgctggTGCGGGCGTTGATGTCCACGGGCAGCTGGTGCCGCTGGGCGAAGTTGACcagcgtggccagcagctcctgccgcCCGTGCTTGGCGGCCCAGTGCAGCACCGTGAAGCCGGTGATGAAGTCCCGCTTGCAAAGCAGCGCCGGCTCGCAGCTCAGCAGCCCCTCCAGGCTCTCCCACCGCCCGTCCGAGGCCGACAGCATCCAGGCGTGCTCCAGGGGGTCCAGGGCTACGGCGCCGGTAGTGCTCCCCTCCTCCTCGGCGGAGGACGAGGCCACCGAGGCGCTGTCTGAGTCGCGGCCGCGGCCTCCCCCGGGCAGGGCGCCGCGCTTCAGCTGGGGCGAGCCGCCCCGCGCCGCTTCCCGCAGGCTCCTGCGGCCGCCTCCctgcgccgccgccccgggggcgCCCTCCGCCACCGCCCCCTCTTCTGCCGGCGGgggccgccccgggcccgcggCTACCGCAGTCTCCTCGCCGCCTCCGCCGCGCCCGGGCGGCGGTCCCCGCCGGGAGCCCTTCCGCTGgcctccgcccgccgccgcgctcggCCGGGGCGGCTCGCCCCGCCGCCCCGAGGGCTGAGGGCGGCTGCCGGCATCCTCGCCCGCCGCCGACGGCGCCCCCGCCTCCTCAGCGCCCGCCCGCGGGCAGGGCGGCGGGCTCGGTCGCTCTGCGCtgtcccccgccgccgccgccgcccccctcctccccgggggtcagggcggcggcggggggctccGGGGCGCAGTACCGACGGCGGAGGTGCACGTACTTGACGCCGGTGCCGGGCTCCTGGCGCACGGTGGCCACGGCGTTGACCAGCTCCTTGAAGCGgtggcgggcggcggcgcggcggccgggcTCCGGGGGGCTGAGCCAGTCCCGGAAATGCTCCAGCAGCTCCGCGTtgcgcgcccgcccgccccgcgccgccagAAACCGCACCACCGACTCCTGCCGCAGCTCCGCCGGCTCCGCCATCACCGCCCCTGCCCCATCGCGTCGCGCCGCcgctcctcctgctgctgctgatgccGCCGCCGCGGGCGCGGCGGAGCCGCGGCTGCCCGAGCCCCTCCTCCCGGCGCCGGCATGCCCCGGCAATCACTGCCGCGCCGCGCCACCCTCCGGCCGGGAGGGGCCcgcgcggccgccccgcgccaCGAGCGCCCGCCTCAGCAGCGGGGCGGCTACTGCGCGCCCCCCCGCTCCGCCCCCCCGCGCGTGGGGCTGCGCGGCCCCGCCCCTGCCCGGCGGCCGGGAGCGCGCCCTCTCCCCTcggcggcggcgccgcccgCGCGTTTCCTTCCCTCGCTGCCTGGCCCGGCGGGGCTATGGCCGCTCCCCGCGCCGGTCGGCAGCCGGTAAGTCCCCTCCGCCGTGCGGGAGCCGTGCGGGACGGGCGGGGAGCTCCGTCGGTCGTTACCCGCCGCGGCGCTGGGGGCCCCTAGCGGTAGGTGCCACCCCGGCGCGGCTCGGGGGACCGGTGCCCGAAGGGGAAGGAGGGCGGCGGTTACCGGTTACCCCGTGTGGGGAGGGAAGCGCCGCCGGTACCGAGCTGCCCTCGCTgagggagcggggccggcgggtGCCGCTGGGGAAGCCGCTTCAGGGCGGGGGtcggcgggggctgcggggcgaAATAGAGCCTCCGCATGCCGCTGAGGACCCGGAGCTGCcaggctttaaaagaaattgctgttaAAGGCCCTTGTTTTCAGTTGTCGCCCGTCTTAGGGCTCCCGTAACGTACCGCATCGCGTTTTTCAGGTAGTAAGTGGAATGTTAGCTACCGAAGCTATTGAAGAAGTACTTAACGCGTGGTGGCAAAGCTGTCAGCTTCGCGCTTTGAAGACGCTGAACGCATCCACGCGTTAGCGCTGGAGCGTTAGTTCCCTTTTGAACGTGAAATAAATCGATTCTTTTATGACTTgagttttctgctgtgttttacaTCTCAGCAATGCAAAGCGCGGAAGGGTTCTGGAAGCAACAGGGAGCGGGAAGGATTTGGGGAGAAGTCCTCCACCCTGCCCATGTGTTTagctgcatttgcattt
Proteins encoded in this window:
- the SOWAHC gene encoding LOW QUALITY PROTEIN: ankyrin repeat domain-containing protein SOWAHC (The sequence of the model RefSeq protein was modified relative to this genomic sequence to represent the inferred CDS: deleted 1 base in 1 codon), with product MAEPAELRQESVVRFLAARGGRARNAELLEHFRDWLSPPEPGRRAAARHRFKELVNAVATVRQEPGTGVKYVHLRRRYCAPEPPAAALTPGEEGAAAAAGDSAERPSPPPCPRAGAEEAGAPSAAGEDAGSRPQPSGRRGEPPRPSAAAGGGQRKGSRRGPPPGRGGGGEETAVAAGPGRPPPAEEGAVAEGAPGAAAQGGGRRSLREAARGGSPQLKRGALPGGGRGRDSDSASVASSSAEEEGSTTGAVALDPLEHAWMLSASDGRWESLEGLLSCEPALLCKRDFITGFTVLHWAAKHGRQELLATLVNFAQRHQLPVDINARTSGGHTALHIAAMHGHAEVVKLLVGAYDADVDIRDYSGRKAAQYLHQGTSGDMRSLVGALEEEEEEEGAAANGSGRWRLSKVLPSNLMSYRLSHHHHHHHSTGEEAEGTEGAAVPGKGKEMTRKASSSGRMKPRLNKIRFRTQIIHNTPSFRGDTEEEEHEEKSLKASFKLRPKSNVFG